In the Theropithecus gelada isolate Dixy unplaced genomic scaffold, Tgel_1.0 HiC_scaffold_831, whole genome shotgun sequence genome, CATTTGCATCTGAGATATAGCAGGGACCTCTCTTAGAAgactgccatggcctcccaacctggaaataaagaaaaaccttCAGTTCCTTCAAGAGAAATTCCAGGCAACTAGCCAGCCCGAAAAAGGAAGTGAGTGACCTTATAAACAAGAAGGTAAtgatagcttaaaacaatagccaaggaagttagaGTCACAAGATGTTTGATTCTctatagaaactaaaaataacatcttaacatatgtccctgagttgtttttcagaaatatagATTCCCACCTAATAGATCCACTGACAGGGAGACCTTataaaggggaaactgaggactgaactctgaccaccgttctttgttctaaatttcttcctgagagGACTGGAGACAGTCAAGCCCACAAGCCAGGACTGGACATTCCTCTCTACTGCCCCCAGCTGTGTAAGGAAGCTGCCTAAGGAAGTTTTGCTTCTTTATCTATCACAAATCAGAGAATCTTTAAATCTATCTAAGACCTGTAAGCTCCCTCATCAGGATTTTCCACCTTTTAAGGCCGAAGCAGTGTATCACTTCTATGCATTGATTTATGATGATGCCTGTAactctgctttcctgaaatttgTCCCTGCCTTTAAAACTCCTTGCTTGTGAGCCATCAGAAAGGTTGCATCTTAAACTTGAGCTGCCCGATTCTCCTTGTTTGGCGCCCTGCACATAAATGCCCTCCTTTCTCCCACTACAATCTCATTGTGGATGTTTGCTTTTACTGCAACATCCCAGGTGAGTGGACCCCAGTTTAGTTTGGTAACACACCTACCACCAGCTGAACAAAGCCCTCTCCAGGGTGAGGATCTATTCCTGTCAAGACCCATTTGCTGCTTCCTGGGGCTAATGGTATCAGTCTAACTTGCCAGCTATGTATTTTCAAGGCCTTCCCATGAAAGAATCTGCTACATAGCTATATgctatctctctttttttgttaaagaaaGCACTTCTTATGCGTATTTTGTGCCTGTGATGTGTGGAATGCAAGAGGAATATGTCTTGATTCCACCTATCTCTGCATTGCTAAGGCCCCAATGTCTACTTATTTCACGGACTCAGGTGATCACCACAAGAAAACgaggattttttgttgttgtttttgagatgtaatctTAATATGTTTCCCCGATTGGTCTCAAACGTTGCTCAGGCTAAaatctaactcctggactcaagatacccttctgcctcagccgctctcatagctggaatttcaggtgcaCCTGGCAAACACTTGGAGGTAAATTCTTGTTGATTTCAATCACCTTCCAAACCTGGAAGGGAGTTATTCTGAGGGGCCCTAAACAGCACTGAGGAGACGATACTAAATGATTCATGAGaaactgacctcatgatccaaccacctccctccctctagACCCCACCTATAATGTTGGGGATCACATCGCGACATGAGATCTGCAAAAGAACAACATCCAATCTTTATCAGTAATTAACAGATCTTACATTAATGAACCCCTGAAATTACCATAGTGACTTCCATAGGACTTGCCTCATATGGGCATTCTTTTCATAGGTAACTTTCCCATTGCTCTCCTGATTAATTATACAGCCAGGCCATTAGTCTCTCCCTGTAAGTCAGTAAAAACTAAAAACGTAGGAGCTTTATCGTTGTTCAATTCTTCCACCACTGCTAAAAAAACACTATGCAATTAAGTCCACAAGAGCTCTTCTGTTTTTACCTTCTGTGATAAAAGAGGTGGACTTCCAAACAGGATGTTGTCCATTCATCTTGCAAACGCTGGACACAAACCAACCAGCTGTTTGTGGGTCAGTTGACTGATATTGCAGTTCAAATCCCAGCGCTGTCTGCTACAGAGTTCCATCTTGCTCGAGGAAGGtcagtgttttatttaatttacacCTTCCATGAATTGAATGAAGCCCACCCACATGATAGACATCAATCTACTTTATTCAAAGTCTAGCTATTTgtatgttaatctcatccaacaAACATCCTCACAAATCATCCAGAATAATACTTGACCACCTCTCTAGGCACCATGCTTTAGCCAAgatgatcaatttttttttttttctaaaaaaggaccaaaatgcatttatttaatatacatcaCAAGGGCTCAACCGAGgcttaatttaaaagacaaaaacaaaacaaaaataataccacagCTCAAGATACAGAGTCCTATACAGAAATCACAAAAAGGACAGACCAtctaaggaaaaatgaagaagacaaCACAAGGACAGGCTGGGCAGCCTGGGTCAGGGCTCCTGGCTGGTGACCTGCTTTGAGCAGGTTTCTTGCAGGTACTTCTTAAAAGCTGTGGGGTTTTTCCAGAGCTCGGCAGCATGTGTGTTCAAGGGACTATCAATGTTGGGTTCTCCTAGAAGGCTCTGGATGGAGAGCAGAATGGTCCTGACGTCATATAGGGCAGACCACTTGTCCTTCAGGATGTCC is a window encoding:
- the LOC112618034 gene encoding ubiquitin-conjugating enzyme E2 C-like isoform X4; protein product: MASQNRDPAATSVTAAGKGAEPSGGAARGHLGKRLQQELMTLMMSGDKGISGNICLDILKDKWSALYDVRTILLSIQSLLGEPNIDSPLNTHAAELWKNPTAFKKYLQETCSKQVTSQEP